Proteins found in one Erythrobacter sp. KY5 genomic segment:
- the purE gene encoding 5-(carboxyamino)imidazole ribonucleotide mutase: MSGKVAIVMGSQSDWPTMAHASEILDELEVEYEARIVSAHRTPDRMSAFAKGAEGEGFDVIIAGAGGAAHLPGMIAAMTHLPVLGVPVQSKALSGMDSLLSIVQMPAGVPVGTLAIGEAGATNAALMAAAILAISDEDLSERLQDWRAARSNAVAEAPE; this comes from the coding sequence GTGTCAGGCAAGGTAGCGATCGTAATGGGGAGCCAGTCCGACTGGCCCACCATGGCTCACGCGAGCGAGATACTGGACGAGCTTGAGGTCGAGTATGAAGCGCGGATCGTCTCCGCACATCGTACGCCCGACCGCATGAGCGCCTTTGCCAAGGGTGCCGAGGGTGAAGGTTTCGACGTCATCATCGCGGGCGCGGGCGGCGCGGCGCATCTGCCCGGCATGATCGCGGCCATGACCCACCTCCCCGTGCTCGGTGTTCCGGTCCAGTCCAAGGCGCTGTCAGGCATGGATAGCCTCCTTTCCATCGTCCAGATGCCCGCCGGGGTCCCGGTAGGCACCCTTGCCATCGGCGAGGCAGGTGCAACCAATGCGGCCCTGATGGCGGCCGCAATCCTCGCCATCAGCGACGAGGATCTGTCGGAGCGGCTTCAGGATTGGCGCGCCGCGCGCAGCAACGCCGTTGCCGAGGCCCCGGAATGA
- the ileS gene encoding isoleucine--tRNA ligase, which translates to MTEETKRDYKDTVFLPKTDFPMKAGLPQKEPGIEARWREIGLYEKLREARRGREKFILHDGPPYANGDMHIGHALNHILKDMVCRTQNLMGKDAPYVPGWDCHGLPIEWKVEEQYRKKKLDKNAVDPKEFRAECRAYAQKWVDVQREQLKRLGIMGDWDNPYLTMDFEAEGTIVAELMKFAEAGNLYRGSKPVMWSPVEETALAEAEVEYEDLTDSPQIDVAFEIIESPIEELVGAHAVIWTTTPWTIPVNQALAYGADVEYVAIAGRQYMLKDKYAPEKPDDLETLWKGVILVAANLLDDFRARSAFQIDSIKTVWQGKGSDLAGTKVRHPMHHLGGFYETPRPMLPGDFVTTDSGTGIVHMSPDHGEDDFDLCKANGINPVFAVMDDGRYRDDWLWLGGDDDRRRSVINKPFNAPDGPICSDLREAGALLSASADYHHSYPHSWRSKAKVIYRCTPQWFVPMDDQLDGGGTLRSRAMAEIERVEFVPPKGERRIGAMVEGRPDWVLSRQRAWGVPITLFVKPDGTYLQDPDVNARVVAAIREEGVDAWEEARKAKFLGDAHNPDDYEMVTDILDVWFDSGCTHAFVLESGRWPDLTWPANLYLEGSDQHRGWFQSSLLQSCATRGRAPYDQVLTHGFTMDAKGHKQSKSLGNTTDPVKMMETTGADIIRMWALSVDFTEDHRIGDEIIKGVSDQYRRLRNTFRYLLGALDGFVGDMSDTGEIPELELYVLSLLSELDAKLRKAAEEYDFNTYTRLLVDFCNEDLSAFFFDIRKDVLYCDGPGSTTRNAYRTVLDLLFHALVRYAAPVLVFTAEEVWKTRYPEDDVPDEDGQVGSVHLLEWPSVPAVPADRAKWDALRALRERVTEAIEPLRRDKTIRSSNEANVTVPASAVPAGVTDEQLAELFITGTVTRGQSDEVTVTKSTDAKCGRCWRLLPDVPEDGALCGRCDSAVSEMDAAQ; encoded by the coding sequence ATGACTGAAGAAACCAAACGCGACTACAAGGACACCGTTTTCCTGCCGAAAACGGACTTCCCGATGAAAGCCGGCCTTCCCCAGAAGGAACCGGGCATTGAGGCACGCTGGCGCGAGATTGGGCTTTACGAGAAACTGCGCGAAGCACGTCGCGGGCGCGAGAAGTTCATCCTCCACGATGGCCCGCCCTACGCCAATGGCGACATGCATATCGGCCACGCGCTGAACCACATCCTCAAGGATATGGTCTGCCGCACGCAGAACCTGATGGGCAAAGACGCGCCCTATGTGCCGGGCTGGGATTGCCACGGCCTGCCGATCGAATGGAAGGTCGAGGAACAGTACCGCAAGAAGAAGCTCGACAAGAATGCGGTCGACCCCAAGGAATTCCGCGCTGAATGCCGTGCTTACGCGCAGAAATGGGTCGATGTTCAGCGCGAGCAGCTCAAGCGCCTCGGCATCATGGGCGACTGGGACAATCCCTACCTCACGATGGATTTTGAGGCCGAAGGCACGATTGTTGCCGAGCTGATGAAGTTTGCCGAAGCGGGCAACCTCTATCGCGGCTCGAAGCCGGTTATGTGGTCCCCGGTCGAGGAGACCGCTCTGGCCGAGGCGGAGGTTGAATACGAGGACCTGACGGATAGCCCGCAGATCGATGTGGCGTTTGAGATCATCGAGAGCCCGATCGAGGAATTGGTCGGCGCGCACGCGGTGATCTGGACGACGACGCCGTGGACGATCCCGGTCAACCAGGCTTTGGCCTATGGGGCCGATGTTGAGTATGTGGCTATTGCTGGCCGCCAATACATGCTCAAGGACAAGTATGCGCCTGAAAAGCCTGATGATCTGGAAACCCTATGGAAGGGCGTAATCCTAGTTGCGGCAAACCTGCTCGACGACTTTAGAGCTCGGTCCGCTTTCCAGATCGATAGCATCAAGACCGTGTGGCAAGGCAAGGGCTCCGACCTCGCCGGAACCAAGGTCCGCCATCCGATGCATCATCTCGGCGGGTTCTACGAGACCCCGCGTCCGATGCTCCCCGGCGATTTCGTCACGACAGATAGCGGCACCGGCATCGTTCACATGTCTCCCGACCACGGCGAGGACGATTTCGACCTGTGCAAGGCGAACGGCATCAATCCCGTCTTTGCGGTGATGGACGATGGCCGTTATCGCGACGACTGGCTCTGGCTTGGCGGCGATGATGACCGCCGTCGCAGCGTCATCAACAAGCCCTTCAACGCGCCTGACGGGCCGATCTGCTCGGACTTGCGCGAAGCGGGCGCTTTGCTCAGCGCCTCTGCCGATTATCACCACTCCTACCCGCACTCATGGCGCTCGAAAGCCAAGGTTATCTATCGCTGCACGCCGCAGTGGTTCGTGCCGATGGACGACCAGCTCGACGGCGGCGGTACCTTGCGCAGCCGCGCCATGGCCGAGATCGAGCGCGTCGAATTCGTGCCTCCCAAGGGCGAGCGCCGTATCGGTGCGATGGTCGAAGGGCGTCCCGACTGGGTGCTCAGCCGCCAGCGCGCATGGGGCGTGCCGATCACGCTCTTCGTAAAGCCAGACGGCACCTATCTTCAAGACCCGGATGTAAACGCCCGCGTCGTCGCTGCGATCCGCGAGGAAGGCGTTGATGCATGGGAAGAGGCGCGCAAAGCCAAATTCCTTGGCGATGCGCACAATCCTGACGACTACGAGATGGTCACCGACATTCTCGACGTTTGGTTCGATTCGGGCTGCACGCATGCTTTCGTCCTCGAAAGCGGGCGCTGGCCGGACCTTACTTGGCCCGCCAACCTCTATCTCGAAGGCTCCGACCAGCATCGCGGCTGGTTCCAGTCCTCGCTGCTCCAATCGTGCGCAACACGCGGGCGTGCGCCTTACGATCAGGTGCTGACCCACGGCTTCACGATGGATGCCAAGGGTCACAAGCAGTCAAAATCGCTCGGCAACACCACCGACCCGGTCAAGATGATGGAGACGACCGGCGCCGACATCATCCGCATGTGGGCACTCTCGGTCGACTTCACCGAAGATCACCGCATCGGCGACGAGATCATCAAGGGCGTCTCCGATCAGTATCGCCGCCTGCGCAACACCTTCCGCTACCTGCTCGGCGCGCTTGACGGGTTTGTCGGCGATATGTCCGACACCGGCGAAATTCCCGAGCTCGAGCTCTACGTCCTGTCGCTCCTCAGCGAACTCGACGCGAAGCTCAGAAAAGCGGCGGAAGAATACGACTTCAATACCTACACACGGCTGCTGGTCGATTTCTGTAATGAGGATCTCTCTGCGTTCTTCTTCGATATCCGCAAGGACGTGCTTTATTGCGATGGGCCGGGATCGACCACGCGCAACGCTTATCGCACGGTGCTGGACCTGCTGTTCCACGCGCTCGTTCGCTACGCAGCACCGGTGCTGGTCTTCACCGCCGAAGAAGTGTGGAAGACCCGCTATCCCGAGGACGATGTTCCCGACGAGGATGGACAAGTCGGCAGCGTCCACCTGCTCGAATGGCCCAGCGTGCCCGCAGTCCCGGCAGACCGGGCGAAGTGGGATGCGCTGCGCGCCCTTCGCGAGCGGGTGACCGAAGCCATCGAACCGCTGCGCCGGGACAAGACCATCCGGTCGAGCAATGAGGCCAACGTCACCGTACCTGCAAGCGCGGTACCAGCGGGCGTGACCGACGAACAGCTTGCCGAATTGTTCATCACCGGGACAGTGACGCGTGGCCAAAGCGACGAGGTGACAGTCACCAAGTCCACCGATGCGAAATGCGGCCGCTGTTGGCGCTTGCTTCCTGACGTGCCTGAAGATGGCGCGCTGTGCGGGCGCTGCGATAGCGCGGTCAGCGAAATGGACGCAGCGCAATGA
- a CDS encoding GNAT family N-acetyltransferase, translated as MTDIAEKVSITHHAQGQGGKYVAVVEGEKAQGHLEWEPQAGLPQEQVAAGVRVATHTIVPQAIGGRGIAGLLVERLVSDARAKGFKIVPQCSYVAKKFEENPDWADLKA; from the coding sequence ATGACCGACATCGCCGAGAAAGTTTCGATAACCCACCACGCACAGGGACAGGGCGGCAAATATGTCGCTGTCGTCGAAGGCGAAAAGGCGCAGGGTCACCTTGAATGGGAACCGCAAGCCGGCCTTCCGCAGGAACAGGTCGCTGCCGGTGTGCGCGTCGCCACGCATACTATCGTGCCGCAAGCCATTGGCGGGCGCGGAATTGCGGGATTGCTGGTCGAGAGGCTGGTCTCGGACGCGAGGGCGAAGGGCTTCAAGATCGTGCCGCAATGCTCTTACGTGGCGAAAAAGTTTGAAGAAAACCCGGACTGGGCTGACCTCAAAGCCTAA
- a CDS encoding bifunctional riboflavin kinase/FAD synthetase yields the protein MRWLDHREQVTQALRGAVIALGNFDGFHQGHQAVAGEAIRWAHEEGRPSIIATFDPHPVRFFRPDVPPFRLTTLEQRQELYLAAGATAMLVFHFDGDLAGTPAEDFISDILIERFGAYGVVTGGDFTFGKGAKGDVDLLREFGGKHGLKSRIVDAVEGHGDVVSSSRVREALREGKPELAAELLTRPFAIRGIVEHGDKNGRKLGYPTANLAIDTYLRPKYGVYAVTGKILATGEELKGAANIGVRPQFEPPKELLEPYFFDFSGDLYGQEIEVAFHHFLRGEAKFDSLEELTVQMEKDCEEARRLLSALPDD from the coding sequence ATGCGCTGGCTCGATCACCGTGAACAGGTCACGCAGGCGTTGCGCGGCGCGGTTATCGCATTGGGCAATTTTGACGGGTTTCACCAGGGCCATCAGGCCGTGGCGGGCGAAGCGATACGCTGGGCGCATGAAGAGGGTCGCCCCTCGATCATTGCCACATTCGACCCGCATCCGGTTCGGTTTTTCCGACCCGACGTCCCGCCCTTTCGCCTGACCACACTCGAACAGCGACAGGAATTGTACCTTGCCGCCGGAGCGACGGCGATGCTGGTGTTTCACTTTGACGGCGACCTGGCCGGAACACCTGCCGAGGACTTCATCAGCGACATCCTGATCGAGCGGTTCGGTGCTTACGGCGTGGTGACGGGCGGCGATTTCACCTTCGGCAAGGGTGCCAAAGGCGATGTAGACCTATTGCGCGAATTCGGCGGCAAACATGGACTCAAATCACGCATAGTCGATGCGGTTGAGGGCCATGGCGACGTAGTCTCTTCCAGCCGCGTTCGCGAAGCCCTGCGCGAGGGCAAGCCGGAACTCGCAGCAGAATTGCTCACCCGCCCGTTCGCGATCCGCGGGATCGTCGAACATGGCGACAAGAATGGCCGCAAACTGGGCTATCCGACCGCAAATCTCGCGATCGACACTTATCTGCGCCCGAAATACGGCGTCTATGCGGTCACCGGAAAGATCCTCGCCACCGGCGAAGAGCTGAAAGGCGCGGCCAATATCGGCGTTCGCCCGCAATTCGAACCGCCCAAGGAACTGCTCGAACCCTATTTCTTCGACTTTTCGGGCGACTTGTATGGTCAGGAAATCGAAGTCGCCTTTCACCACTTCCTGCGCGGCGAGGCGAAGTTTGACAGCCTTGAGGAATTGACCGTGCAGATGGAGAAGGATTGCGAGGAAGCGCGAAGGCTTCTAAGCGCCCTTCCCGATGACTGA
- a CDS encoding low specificity L-threonine aldolase: protein MTQMKPFLSDNAAPVHPKVWEAMRAADSADSPYDGDALSAELDERFTDLFGRECAGLWVATGTAANCLALATMCQPHGGVVCHEEAHIEVDEGGAPGFYLHGAKLMLCADGHGSEGAKLTPEGIAALIDPIRDDVHQVQPHAIAITQASEYGRSYSPDQIEALSAFARSRGLGLHMDGARFANAAAFLGGSAKDAAGPVDSLAFGFIKNGGMSAEAVVLFDPEQANLVKYRRKRGGHLQCKGRYLAAQILAMLEGDLWLANARHANAAAQDIASGCRDRLMHPVEANELFVRLSQAEREALRAQHFAFYDWGEDAARFVTAWDTRADDASALGKAIANL from the coding sequence ATGACACAGATGAAGCCCTTCCTTTCGGACAATGCAGCCCCCGTCCATCCCAAAGTGTGGGAAGCGATGCGCGCAGCCGACAGCGCTGACAGCCCTTACGATGGCGACGCGCTGAGCGCTGAACTTGACGAGCGCTTCACCGACCTGTTCGGACGCGAATGTGCAGGGCTCTGGGTGGCTACTGGGACGGCTGCAAATTGTCTGGCGCTCGCCACGATGTGCCAGCCGCATGGCGGTGTGGTGTGCCACGAAGAGGCGCATATCGAGGTCGACGAAGGCGGGGCTCCGGGTTTCTACCTCCACGGTGCAAAGCTGATGCTGTGCGCCGACGGCCATGGTAGCGAGGGGGCCAAGCTGACGCCTGAAGGCATTGCTGCGCTGATCGACCCGATCCGCGACGACGTGCATCAGGTCCAGCCGCACGCCATCGCGATCACGCAGGCAAGTGAGTATGGGCGTAGCTATTCGCCCGACCAGATCGAGGCGCTGAGTGCGTTCGCCAGGTCGCGCGGGCTTGGCCTGCATATGGACGGGGCACGATTTGCGAACGCCGCTGCATTTCTTGGCGGATCGGCAAAGGATGCAGCAGGCCCGGTCGACAGCCTCGCTTTTGGCTTCATCAAAAACGGCGGAATGAGTGCAGAAGCCGTGGTGCTGTTCGATCCCGAGCAGGCTAACCTCGTCAAGTATCGCCGCAAGCGTGGAGGGCACCTTCAGTGCAAGGGGCGCTATCTTGCCGCGCAGATCCTCGCCATGCTCGAAGGCGATCTGTGGCTCGCCAACGCCCGCCATGCCAACGCGGCGGCGCAGGATATTGCGAGCGGCTGCCGTGATCGTCTGATGCACCCGGTAGAGGCGAACGAGTTGTTTGTGCGACTTTCGCAGGCCGAACGCGAGGCGCTGCGCGCGCAGCACTTTGCATTTTACGACTGGGGCGAAGACGCTGCGCGTTTCGTGACGGCATGGGACACGCGCGCAGACGATGCGAGCGCGCTTGGCAAGGCCATCGCCAACCTGTGA
- a CDS encoding PH domain-containing protein yields the protein MSETGGDDAGDNGKQAGSARQLFGHKGGAKPWDAPRAAPPTPPSPNKATSSAPYPRDATYTPRPSVEEQPPAQSEAKAELESQLGPLDDEGELTKLHPNYKLLMRVGAIIVSLVIVAGAAALELVLSQELDFPTGIILGPVVLVALFIAIRIPLARYNARGYQISRDRLRVVRGILFRGDTVVPFGRVQHIDVDQGPIERALDIATLTLHTAGSHNASVQLPGLGHALAVEMRETIRAHIKRETL from the coding sequence ATGAGCGAAACAGGTGGGGATGACGCCGGAGACAACGGCAAGCAGGCGGGCAGCGCAAGGCAATTGTTCGGCCATAAGGGCGGCGCAAAGCCTTGGGACGCGCCAAGGGCGGCCCCGCCAACACCGCCTTCGCCAAACAAGGCAACGTCTTCCGCGCCCTATCCCCGCGATGCGACATACACTCCGCGACCGTCGGTCGAGGAGCAGCCTCCCGCTCAATCCGAAGCAAAAGCCGAACTCGAATCGCAACTCGGTCCGCTTGATGATGAGGGCGAGCTCACAAAGCTGCACCCCAACTACAAGTTATTGATGCGAGTGGGAGCGATCATCGTTTCGCTCGTGATCGTCGCGGGCGCTGCCGCGCTTGAGCTTGTGCTCAGCCAGGAACTCGACTTTCCGACCGGTATCATCCTGGGGCCTGTGGTCCTGGTTGCGCTGTTCATCGCGATCCGGATTCCGCTCGCTCGCTACAATGCGCGCGGCTACCAGATCAGCCGAGATCGGCTGCGCGTTGTGCGCGGGATACTCTTTCGCGGCGATACGGTCGTGCCGTTCGGGAGGGTTCAGCATATCGATGTCGATCAGGGGCCGATTGAGCGTGCGCTCGATATCGCGACCCTGACGCTTCACACAGCGGGAAGCCACAACGCCTCGGTTCAGCTGCCCGGCCTGGGGCACGCACTCGCTGTCGAAATGCGCGAAACCATCCGCGCTCACATCAAGCGCGAGACGCTGTAA
- a CDS encoding PH domain-containing protein, whose translation MNQPRNTDFKTVMVGALASVQNSTLPVAAIMFSTGGFGLLVAVPAALAIIAIGTAFSYLAWKRLTYTIGQQDIRVESGVLSRAARSVPYERIQDVSLEQKLIPRLFGLVAVKFETGAGGGEDLSLSYLTEERGEELRQLVRERRDEQSAEPGAASDQGALAKPAEEQAEPLFTMGPRRLFTFGLFEFSLAVFAVLGGLLQYADTLLDFKFWDPDIWRDWIDQTGINLSALDATMQVLGAIAGIVVLLIIGSLTGMIRVFAREWGFLLERTARGFRRRRGLFTKTDVVMPIHRVQGVSLSTGFVRYRFGWHGLSFVSLAQDMGASSHVVAPFAKMDEIAPIVEAAGFRLPGEDADWRRASAKYLVDNTIVESIWFVFGAAVAGVATAIYSPEWVAVAVGIPLVLAGLTVIANALAWRFKRHALGDTQIMSTRGVLAPKSQIATRLKLHSVEISQGPIARLRGYATIHLGQAGGTFSIPGVPLKRARELRGKIMETIAATDFSQLESQTA comes from the coding sequence ATGAACCAGCCGCGCAACACGGATTTCAAGACCGTGATGGTCGGCGCACTGGCGAGTGTGCAGAATTCCACCCTGCCGGTCGCTGCGATCATGTTCAGCACCGGTGGGTTCGGTCTGCTGGTCGCGGTGCCCGCAGCGCTTGCGATCATCGCGATTGGCACGGCGTTCAGCTATCTCGCCTGGAAGCGGCTCACCTACACGATCGGGCAACAGGACATACGGGTGGAAAGCGGCGTCTTGAGCCGCGCTGCCCGCTCGGTCCCCTATGAGCGCATTCAGGACGTCAGCCTTGAGCAGAAGCTGATCCCGCGCCTGTTTGGCCTCGTCGCGGTCAAGTTCGAGACCGGCGCGGGCGGCGGCGAAGATCTGAGCCTGTCCTATCTCACCGAAGAGCGCGGTGAGGAATTGCGGCAGCTGGTTCGCGAACGGCGGGACGAACAAAGCGCCGAGCCGGGCGCCGCGTCCGATCAGGGCGCCCTTGCCAAACCCGCAGAAGAGCAGGCCGAACCGCTCTTCACGATGGGGCCGCGAAGGCTGTTCACTTTCGGCCTGTTCGAGTTTTCGCTGGCCGTCTTCGCAGTGCTGGGCGGGCTGTTGCAATATGCCGATACATTGCTCGACTTTAAATTCTGGGATCCCGATATCTGGCGCGACTGGATCGACCAGACGGGCATCAACCTCAGTGCGCTTGATGCAACGATGCAAGTGCTTGGAGCGATTGCCGGGATCGTCGTTCTGCTGATCATCGGTTCGCTCACGGGCATGATCCGTGTCTTCGCGCGCGAGTGGGGATTTCTGCTTGAGCGCACCGCGCGCGGCTTTCGCCGTAGGCGCGGGCTTTTCACCAAGACCGACGTGGTGATGCCGATCCACCGTGTGCAGGGAGTATCGCTGTCGACCGGTTTCGTGCGCTACCGCTTTGGTTGGCATGGCCTCAGCTTCGTCAGCCTCGCTCAGGATATGGGCGCGTCGAGCCACGTCGTCGCCCCGTTTGCAAAGATGGATGAGATCGCGCCAATCGTCGAAGCTGCTGGTTTCAGGCTGCCGGGCGAGGACGCCGACTGGCGACGCGCGAGCGCGAAGTACCTCGTCGACAATACAATCGTTGAATCGATCTGGTTCGTGTTCGGGGCAGCTGTCGCTGGCGTTGCGACGGCAATCTATTCGCCCGAATGGGTCGCGGTCGCGGTCGGGATCCCACTTGTGCTGGCCGGTCTGACGGTAATTGCGAATGCTCTGGCATGGCGGTTCAAGCGTCACGCGCTTGGCGACACGCAGATCATGTCAACGCGCGGCGTGCTTGCGCCCAAGAGCCAGATTGCGACCCGTCTCAAGCTCCACTCGGTCGAAATTTCGCAAGGACCGATCGCGCGTTTGCGCGGCTATGCGACTATCCATCTGGGCCAGGCGGGCGGCACCTTCTCGATCCCCGGCGTGCCTCTCAAACGCGCACGCGAGCTACGTGGCAAGATCATGGAAACGATCGCCGCCACCGATTTTTCTCAGCTGGAGAGCCAGACGGCTTAG
- a CDS encoding dihydrofolate reductase — MESHEIVLIYARASNGAIGFEGRLPWYIPADLKRFKALTIGKPMIMGRKTFESLPGLLPGRRHIVLTRRDSWDSQGAEHVCDVDEALDAAKKGNDTGEIAVVGGSAIYDLFRPMADRIEVTEIHAEFKGDVFMKPLGAEWDVVSREDHGAQGDTPAYSFVTYVRRDDESAEGEG; from the coding sequence ATGGAAAGCCATGAAATTGTCCTGATCTACGCGCGTGCGTCCAACGGCGCGATCGGCTTTGAAGGTCGGCTGCCGTGGTATATCCCCGCGGATCTCAAGCGCTTCAAGGCGCTTACGATCGGCAAGCCAATGATCATGGGCCGCAAGACCTTCGAGAGCCTTCCAGGCCTTCTCCCCGGTCGCCGCCATATCGTGCTAACCCGCCGCGACAGCTGGGATAGCCAGGGCGCCGAGCATGTCTGCGATGTGGATGAGGCCCTGGATGCAGCGAAAAAGGGCAACGACACCGGCGAAATCGCCGTGGTCGGCGGCTCTGCCATCTACGATCTCTTTCGTCCGATGGCGGATCGCATCGAAGTCACCGAGATCCATGCCGAGTTCAAAGGCGATGTCTTCATGAAACCGCTTGGCGCGGAATGGGACGTCGTATCGCGCGAGGATCACGGCGCGCAGGGCGATACACCTGCCTACTCCTTCGTCACTTATGTACGCCGCGATGACGAGAGCGCCGAGGGCGAGGGCTGA
- the gpmA gene encoding 2,3-diphosphoglycerate-dependent phosphoglycerate mutase, translating into MPKLILVRHGQSQWNLENRFTGWWDVDLTEKGVAEAKDAGALMKEKGVLPTTCFTSVQTRAIKTLNLALEDMGRLWLPVAKDWRLNERHYGGLTGLNKQETRDKHGDEQVHIWRRSFDTPPPPMEPGSQYDPGADPRYEGIDVPYTESLKLTIERVLPYWESDILPVLASGETVIISAHGNSLRALVKHLSNISDEDITGLEIPTGQPIVYEFDDTMTPGERYYLKDS; encoded by the coding sequence ATGCCTAAGTTGATTTTGGTCCGCCACGGTCAGAGCCAGTGGAACCTCGAAAACCGCTTCACGGGGTGGTGGGATGTCGATCTCACCGAAAAGGGCGTTGCCGAAGCGAAGGATGCGGGCGCGCTGATGAAGGAAAAGGGTGTCTTGCCCACGACCTGTTTCACCAGTGTCCAGACCCGCGCGATCAAGACGCTCAACCTCGCATTGGAAGACATGGGCCGCCTGTGGCTCCCTGTCGCGAAGGACTGGCGTCTCAATGAACGCCATTACGGCGGTCTCACGGGACTCAACAAACAGGAAACCCGCGACAAGCACGGCGATGAGCAAGTGCATATCTGGCGCCGCAGCTTCGACACACCGCCCCCGCCGATGGAACCCGGCAGTCAGTACGATCCCGGAGCAGATCCGCGCTACGAAGGGATCGACGTGCCCTATACCGAGAGCCTCAAGCTCACGATTGAGCGCGTGCTCCCCTATTGGGAAAGCGACATCCTGCCGGTGCTCGCCAGCGGAGAGACCGTCATCATCTCGGCGCACGGCAATTCGCTGCGCGCGCTGGTGAAGCATCTCTCGAACATCTCCGATGAGGACATTACCGGTCTGGAGATCCCAACCGGTCAACCGATTGTCTACGAATTCGATGATACCATGACGCCGGGCGAACGGTATTACCTGAAAGACAGCTGA
- a CDS encoding 5-(carboxyamino)imidazole ribonucleotide synthase — protein sequence MSPAQPGSTIGILGGGQLGRMLAMAASQLGYRCIGYAPAGDNVSADLCADFFENGWGDTAALAAFASQCDVVTWEFENVPLTAVNAMPADRLSPGARSLEVAQDRLAEKRFVEELGAQCAPYMRVESDDDFRSALERIGTPGILKTAREGYDGKGQWRIASVHEAEGVRFPGRPCVYEGMVDFDAEFSVILVRGHDGEVHIWDSTANTHEGGMLVRSTLPAGPSVEAQVEIARDIARRTADALQYVGVLTLEFFATRQGPVFNEMAPRVHNSGHWTIEGAATSQFENHIRAICGLPLGATETRFASIDMRNIVGEEAQSAHRILAEDGEPHLHLYGKREAREGRKMGHVTRVSHKAP from the coding sequence ATGAGCCCCGCCCAGCCCGGATCGACCATCGGTATTCTTGGCGGAGGCCAGCTTGGCCGAATGCTGGCGATGGCGGCGAGCCAGCTCGGCTATCGCTGCATCGGATATGCGCCAGCCGGGGACAATGTTTCTGCCGATCTGTGCGCAGACTTTTTCGAGAATGGCTGGGGCGACACGGCGGCTCTCGCAGCGTTTGCCTCGCAGTGCGATGTGGTGACATGGGAATTCGAGAATGTCCCGCTCACCGCCGTCAATGCAATGCCCGCAGACCGCCTCTCTCCCGGCGCCCGGTCGCTTGAAGTCGCGCAGGATCGCTTGGCCGAGAAGCGCTTCGTCGAAGAATTGGGCGCGCAATGTGCGCCCTATATGCGGGTCGAAAGCGACGACGATTTTCGCAGCGCGCTGGAACGGATCGGAACGCCCGGCATCCTCAAGACAGCGCGCGAAGGCTATGATGGCAAGGGGCAGTGGCGCATCGCATCCGTTCACGAGGCCGAAGGCGTCCGCTTTCCGGGTCGTCCATGCGTGTATGAAGGCATGGTCGATTTCGACGCCGAGTTTTCGGTCATTCTCGTGCGCGGACATGACGGCGAAGTACATATCTGGGATTCAACCGCAAACACGCACGAAGGCGGCATGCTGGTGCGATCCACCTTGCCAGCCGGTCCGTCGGTCGAGGCACAGGTTGAGATCGCCCGCGACATCGCGCGCCGGACCGCCGATGCGCTGCAATATGTCGGGGTGCTCACGCTCGAATTCTTTGCGACCCGGCAGGGTCCCGTTTTCAACGAAATGGCGCCGCGCGTGCACAATTCGGGTCACTGGACCATCGAAGGCGCAGCGACGAGCCAGTTCGAAAACCACATCCGCGCCATTTGCGGCCTGCCGCTGGGCGCGACCGAAACGCGCTTTGCCAGCATCGACATGCGCAACATCGTTGGCGAAGAGGCGCAATCTGCCCATCGCATTCTGGCCGAAGATGGCGAGCCGCACCTTCATCTTTATGGCAAGCGCGAGGCGCGCGAGGGGCGCAAGATGGGCCATGTCACGCGGGTCAGCCACAAGGCACCGTGA